From the genome of Hymenobacter sp. PAMC 26628, one region includes:
- a CDS encoding DoxX family protein: MLHLVSRYALAAVFVGAGLLHFIKPATFVRIVPPGLPAPLALVYVSGFFEIAGGVGLLAGATRRWAALGLVLLLVAVFPANVYMAQIAGQLGLPAWAAWGRLPLQALLMWWAWTARR; encoded by the coding sequence ATGCTTCACCTTGTTTCGCGCTACGCGCTGGCGGCCGTCTTCGTGGGGGCGGGCCTACTGCATTTCATTAAGCCCGCCACGTTTGTGCGCATTGTGCCGCCGGGGCTGCCCGCGCCACTGGCCTTGGTGTACGTGAGCGGCTTTTTTGAAATAGCCGGCGGCGTGGGGCTACTCGCCGGGGCCACGCGCAGGTGGGCCGCGCTGGGCCTGGTCTTGCTGCTGGTGGCCGTGTTTCCAGCCAACGTGTACATGGCTCAAATTGCCGGCCAGCTGGGCTTGCCAGCCTGGGCTGCCTGGGGCCGCCTGCCCCTGCAAGCCTTGCTGATGTGGTGGGCATGGACGGCCCGGCGTTGA
- a CDS encoding PAS domain-containing hybrid sensor histidine kinase/response regulator yields the protein MVAISYPPPAAADALAELRAELATERMHRCRAEAEAIHLRLTAHLTERSSNALVRLGPEGQLQYANDASFRVPELVGGPGTPARQWMNATAAAVWAAGESGEHELDVAGHNFLVCVVPVQDEGEVYTLFYLTDVTKLRATETELREQHTFYEALLRHMPAAVSVLDPEQRLTYRNPAGNALRQQAGLGETFSDFCHVNDLPAALAERRKRMFQRAVSQRTGVDWEEEWPGVNAEPPVYWLRSYQPVFYADGALRVVISYGLDVTGRRRAEAQARASEAAVAAQQAFVGQVLDLNPNLIYVRKPQAEVVFQNRAMLELRQLVKQMAGTATATASISTEENASFDVSDAEVMALGRPLMVSDCLTLPNGEVRWYQSMKCPLVQPDGTAHVLCVSTDITTLKAAQLAAEAAATARENFLANMSHEIRTPLHGVLGMASLLAKTPLDADQQRFVGTIQHTGQHLLSVVNDVLDMAKITSGQLELEQTAFNLCESMSNAVQPLWVLAQQKGITVQGRRLSESCDHPWVVGDPYRLNQIMLNLMSNAIKFTPPGGTISMGGFFVSETDTTTTTEFRVADTGIGIAPDKLEAIFQEFTQAYADTARHFGGTGLGLSICRALVKQMGGTLRVQSEVGQGSAFAFTITLPKAAEAQRIAALAPPPAPGHQAVRGRRVLLAEDNPVSAEVAQLLLAGHGVTVDVAASGAAALALFTANTYDAVLMDIQMPGMNGLEATAHLRAHPDPVRAATPILALTANAFRADADKYRAAGLNDTLAKPYVEAELLAKLAALLGEPLPDLVAVDTPPAPACPDAEAPTPLYDLALLRETAHGSLVFINRILAAFHTNTPGALAELRVAQAATDLPELAALAHRLRPSLQLLGAQLLAPHLAVLETPGVASVDAHRAARALAQGLAALLRHVPHSVPA from the coding sequence ATGGTTGCTATCTCTTATCCCCCGCCCGCCGCGGCTGATGCCCTGGCCGAATTGCGCGCCGAACTGGCCACCGAGCGCATGCACCGCTGCCGGGCCGAGGCCGAGGCCATTCACCTGCGCCTGACGGCCCACCTGACCGAGCGCAGCTCCAACGCGCTGGTGCGCCTGGGCCCGGAAGGACAGCTGCAATACGCCAACGACGCCTCGTTTCGGGTGCCCGAGCTGGTGGGGGGCCCTGGTACGCCGGCGCGGCAGTGGATGAACGCCACGGCCGCCGCAGTGTGGGCCGCCGGCGAATCGGGCGAGCACGAGCTGGACGTGGCCGGGCACAACTTTCTAGTATGTGTGGTGCCGGTGCAGGATGAGGGCGAGGTGTACACGCTGTTTTACCTCACGGACGTGACGAAGCTGCGGGCGACCGAAACCGAGCTACGCGAACAGCATACCTTTTACGAGGCCTTGCTCCGGCACATGCCGGCTGCCGTCTCGGTGCTCGACCCTGAGCAGCGCCTGACCTACCGCAACCCGGCCGGTAATGCCCTCCGCCAACAGGCGGGGCTGGGCGAAACATTCAGCGATTTTTGCCATGTCAATGACCTGCCTGCGGCCCTGGCCGAGCGCCGCAAGCGCATGTTTCAACGGGCGGTGTCGCAGCGCACTGGCGTGGACTGGGAGGAAGAATGGCCGGGCGTTAATGCCGAACCTCCAGTGTATTGGCTGCGCTCGTACCAGCCCGTGTTTTACGCCGACGGGGCCCTGCGCGTGGTCATCAGCTACGGGCTGGACGTGACCGGCCGGCGCCGGGCCGAAGCCCAGGCCCGGGCCAGCGAGGCGGCGGTGGCGGCCCAGCAGGCCTTCGTGGGCCAAGTGCTCGACCTCAACCCCAACCTGATTTACGTGCGCAAGCCCCAGGCCGAGGTGGTGTTTCAAAACCGGGCCATGCTGGAGCTGCGCCAACTGGTGAAGCAAATGGCGGGCACGGCTACGGCCACGGCTAGTATCTCAACTGAGGAAAACGCCTCGTTTGACGTGTCCGATGCCGAAGTAATGGCCCTGGGCCGCCCGCTGATGGTATCGGACTGCCTCACGCTACCCAACGGCGAAGTGCGCTGGTACCAGTCGATGAAGTGCCCGCTGGTGCAGCCCGACGGCACGGCCCACGTGCTGTGCGTGAGCACCGACATCACGACTTTAAAGGCGGCCCAGCTGGCGGCCGAAGCCGCGGCCACAGCCCGCGAAAACTTCCTGGCCAACATGAGCCACGAGATTCGCACGCCGCTGCACGGGGTGCTGGGCATGGCCTCGCTGCTGGCTAAAACCCCGCTCGACGCCGACCAGCAGCGCTTCGTGGGCACCATTCAGCACACGGGCCAGCACCTGCTCTCGGTGGTGAACGACGTGCTCGACATGGCTAAGATTACCTCGGGGCAGCTGGAGCTGGAGCAAACTGCTTTTAACCTGTGCGAGAGCATGTCCAATGCCGTGCAGCCCCTGTGGGTACTGGCCCAGCAAAAGGGCATCACCGTACAGGGCAGGCGCCTGAGTGAATCGTGCGACCACCCGTGGGTGGTGGGCGACCCGTACCGGCTCAACCAAATTATGCTCAACCTCATGAGCAACGCCATCAAATTTACCCCGCCGGGGGGCACCATCTCGATGGGCGGCTTTTTCGTGTCCGAAACCGACACCACCACCACCACCGAGTTTCGGGTTGCCGACACGGGCATCGGCATTGCGCCCGATAAGCTGGAGGCCATTTTCCAGGAATTCACCCAGGCCTACGCCGATACGGCCCGGCACTTCGGGGGCACCGGCCTGGGCCTGAGCATCTGCCGGGCCCTGGTGAAGCAGATGGGCGGGACCCTGCGCGTGCAAAGTGAAGTCGGCCAGGGCAGCGCATTTGCCTTCACCATCACGCTGCCCAAAGCCGCTGAGGCGCAGCGGATCGCTGCCCTGGCTCCGCCGCCGGCCCCCGGCCACCAGGCCGTGCGCGGCCGCCGCGTGCTGCTGGCCGAAGACAACCCCGTGAGCGCCGAAGTGGCCCAACTGCTGCTAGCCGGCCACGGCGTGACCGTGGACGTGGCCGCTAGTGGGGCCGCCGCGCTGGCCTTGTTTACCGCCAACACCTATGACGCCGTGCTGATGGACATTCAGATGCCCGGCATGAACGGCCTCGAAGCCACCGCCCACTTGCGCGCCCACCCCGACCCGGTGCGGGCCGCCACGCCCATTTTGGCCCTCACCGCCAATGCTTTCCGCGCCGATGCGGACAAGTACCGCGCCGCGGGCCTCAACGATACTTTGGCTAAGCCTTACGTGGAAGCCGAACTGCTGGCCAAGCTGGCTGCCCTGCTCGGCGAGCCGCTGCCCGACTTAGTAGCGGTAGACACACCGCCCGCCCCAGCGTGCCCGGACGCAGAGGCCCCCACCCCCCTCTACGACCTGGCCCTGCTGCGCGAGACCGCGCACGGCAGCCTGGTGTTCATCAACCGGATCCTGGCTGCGTTCCACACCAATACGCCGGGGGCCCTGGCCGAGCTGCGCGTTGCCCAGGCGGCCACCGACCTCCCCGAGCTAGCCGCCCTGGCCCACCGCCTGCGGCCCTCGTTGCAGCTGCTGGGGGCCCAGCTGCTCGCCCCCCACTTGGCCGTGCTCGAAACCCCCGGCGTGGCGTCGGTGGACGCGCACCGGGCCGCACGAGCCCTCGCGCAGGGCCTGGCGGCGCTGCTCCGGCACGTGCCCCATAGTGTACCCGCTTAA
- the rpoN gene encoding RNA polymerase factor sigma-54 — protein sequence MQRLDLKQLLSQKLSPQQIQFIKLLQIPTAELETRIKEEMEVNPALEEGDTDEPEDQDSGDDEDDRDEADADDPDAEFDSDNSTLDEDFEEPADVDDYDGPAEAPPEPEPAKEEGPDNADLDLSDYLNDDEIAGYKMQGDGPGEEEEREMPLADTSGSLMDSLLDQLHFTQLGEREEAIGQQLIGSIDGDGYIRRDLAAIANDLAFSQNLEVTVPEIEAVLRVVQGFDPAGIAARDLPECLLLQLERRPQDATTEHAEQIIGTLFDEFSKKHYARIQQKLDLEDDELKEAVGLILKLNPKPGGAGPTGPGKTQYLMPDFILTNDNGELSLTLNARNAPELRVSPAYTEMFRTYDKAAKKDQKMKEAVSFVKQKLDSAKWFIDAIRQRQNTLLRTMNAIVGLQRDFFIEGDETKLHPMILKDIAQQIGMDISTVSRVANSKSVQTEFGIYPLKYFFSEGIATDSGEDVSSREVKSILKDLIDKENKSRPLADDKLEKMLNARGYNIARRTVAKYREQLNIPVARLRKEL from the coding sequence ATGCAACGCCTCGATTTAAAACAGCTCCTCTCGCAAAAGCTCAGCCCCCAGCAAATTCAGTTCATCAAGCTGCTGCAAATCCCGACGGCGGAGCTGGAAACGCGCATCAAGGAGGAAATGGAGGTGAACCCCGCCCTGGAGGAAGGTGACACCGACGAGCCCGAGGACCAGGACAGCGGCGACGATGAAGATGACCGCGACGAGGCCGACGCCGACGACCCGGACGCCGAGTTTGACAGCGACAACAGCACGCTCGACGAAGATTTTGAAGAGCCCGCCGACGTGGACGACTACGACGGCCCCGCCGAGGCCCCGCCCGAGCCCGAACCTGCCAAGGAAGAGGGCCCCGACAACGCCGACCTCGACCTGAGCGACTACCTCAACGACGATGAAATAGCCGGCTACAAGATGCAGGGCGACGGCCCCGGCGAGGAAGAGGAACGCGAAATGCCCCTGGCCGACACCAGCGGCTCGCTCATGGACTCGCTGCTCGACCAGCTGCACTTCACCCAGCTCGGCGAGCGGGAGGAAGCCATTGGCCAGCAGCTCATTGGCTCGATTGACGGCGACGGCTACATCCGGCGCGACCTGGCGGCCATTGCCAACGACCTGGCGTTTTCGCAGAACCTGGAGGTGACGGTGCCCGAAATCGAGGCCGTGCTGCGCGTGGTGCAGGGCTTCGACCCCGCCGGCATCGCCGCCCGCGACTTGCCCGAGTGCCTGCTCTTGCAGCTGGAGCGCCGCCCCCAGGACGCGACGACGGAGCACGCCGAGCAAATCATCGGCACGCTGTTCGATGAGTTCAGCAAGAAGCACTACGCCCGCATCCAGCAGAAGCTGGACCTGGAGGACGACGAGCTAAAGGAAGCCGTGGGCCTGATCCTCAAGCTGAACCCCAAGCCCGGCGGCGCGGGCCCCACGGGCCCCGGCAAAACGCAGTACCTGATGCCGGACTTCATCCTCACCAACGACAACGGCGAGCTGAGCCTGACCCTGAACGCCCGCAACGCCCCCGAGCTGCGCGTGAGCCCGGCCTACACCGAGATGTTCCGGACCTACGACAAGGCCGCGAAGAAGGACCAGAAGATGAAAGAGGCCGTATCTTTTGTTAAGCAAAAATTGGATTCTGCCAAGTGGTTCATCGACGCCATCCGGCAGCGGCAGAACACGCTGCTGCGCACCATGAACGCCATTGTGGGCTTGCAGCGCGACTTCTTCATCGAGGGCGACGAAACCAAGCTGCACCCGATGATTCTCAAAGACATTGCCCAGCAAATCGGCATGGACATCAGTACCGTGAGCCGGGTAGCTAACTCTAAATCAGTACAAACTGAGTTTGGTATCTATCCATTAAAATATTTCTTTTCAGAAGGAATCGCTACCGATTCGGGCGAGGACGTGTCGAGCCGCGAGGTGAAAAGCATTCTCAAAGATTTGATCGATAAAGAGAATAAATCGCGCCCACTGGCCGATGACAAATTAGAGAAGATGCTGAACGCCAGGGGCTACAACATTGCCCGGCGCACGGTGGCCAAGTACCGCGAGCAACTGAACATTCCAGTGGCGCGGCTGCGCAAGGAATTGTAG
- the asnS gene encoding asparagine--tRNA ligase, which yields MSLKRSTVQSLLASQELDREVLVKGWVRSRRGNKYVQFIIVNDGSTIHTIQAVANAELFPEESLRDVANGASVAIRGQLVASQGKGQAVEIQALEITVLGKADPETYPLQKKATSLEHLREIAHLRPRTNTFGAVLRIRHALAFGIHQYFNDHGFFYVHTPIITGSDAEGAGQIFRVTTLPPEHPPRTADGSVDFSQDFFGKQTNLTVSGQLEGELAAMALGSVYTFGPTFRAENSNTARHLAEFWMIEPEVAFNELEENMDLAEDFLQYLVRYALERCADDLQFLNDQYDKELLGRLRFVTDNAFQRLTYTEAVEILKSAKQKFEFPVDWGTDLQSEHERYLVEKHFEKPVILTNYPKEIKAFYMKLDDDGRTVRAMDVLFPGIGEIIGGSQREEDYDKLTARMAEMHVPADELDWYLDTRRFGTVPHAGFGLGFERLVLFVTGMGNIRDVIPFPRYPKNAAF from the coding sequence ATGTCCCTCAAACGGTCCACCGTTCAGAGCCTGCTGGCCAGCCAGGAGCTCGACCGCGAAGTGCTCGTCAAAGGCTGGGTGCGCTCGCGCCGCGGCAACAAATACGTGCAGTTCATCATCGTCAACGACGGCTCTACTATCCACACCATCCAGGCGGTGGCCAACGCCGAGCTGTTCCCGGAGGAGAGCCTGCGCGACGTGGCCAATGGCGCCAGCGTGGCCATCCGGGGTCAGCTGGTGGCCTCGCAGGGCAAGGGCCAGGCGGTGGAGATTCAGGCCCTGGAAATTACCGTGCTCGGCAAGGCCGACCCCGAAACTTACCCGCTGCAGAAGAAGGCCACGTCGCTGGAGCACCTGCGCGAAATTGCCCACCTGCGCCCCCGCACTAACACGTTTGGGGCGGTGCTGCGCATCCGGCACGCGCTGGCCTTCGGCATCCACCAGTACTTCAACGACCACGGCTTTTTCTACGTCCACACGCCCATCATCACGGGCTCCGACGCCGAGGGCGCGGGCCAGATATTTCGGGTGACCACGCTGCCGCCCGAGCACCCGCCCCGCACCGCGGACGGCTCGGTGGACTTCAGCCAGGACTTTTTCGGCAAGCAAACCAACCTCACCGTGAGCGGGCAGCTTGAGGGGGAGCTGGCGGCCATGGCCCTGGGCAGCGTCTACACGTTCGGGCCCACGTTCCGGGCCGAAAACTCCAACACGGCCCGCCACCTGGCCGAGTTCTGGATGATTGAGCCGGAAGTGGCCTTCAACGAGCTGGAGGAGAACATGGACCTGGCCGAGGACTTCCTCCAGTACCTGGTGCGCTACGCCCTGGAACGCTGCGCCGATGACCTGCAGTTCCTCAACGACCAGTACGACAAGGAGTTGCTAGGACGCCTGCGCTTCGTGACCGACAACGCCTTCCAGCGCCTGACCTACACCGAGGCGGTGGAAATCCTGAAATCGGCGAAGCAGAAATTCGAGTTCCCCGTCGATTGGGGCACCGACTTGCAGAGCGAGCATGAGCGCTACCTGGTGGAAAAACACTTCGAGAAGCCCGTCATCCTCACCAACTACCCTAAGGAAATCAAGGCTTTCTATATGAAGCTCGACGATGACGGCCGCACCGTGCGGGCCATGGACGTGCTGTTTCCCGGCATCGGCGAAATCATCGGCGGCTCGCAGCGCGAGGAGGACTACGACAAGCTGACGGCCCGCATGGCCGAGATGCACGTGCCTGCCGACGAGCTGGACTGGTACCTCGACACGCGCCGCTTCGGCACGGTGCCGCACGCCGGCTTCGGCCTGGGCTTCGAGCGGCTGGTGCTGTTCGTGACCGGCATGGGCAACATCCGCGACGTGATTCCCTTCCCGCGCTACCCCAAAAACGCGGCGTTTTAG
- a CDS encoding FAD-dependent oxidoreductase translates to MPEIDLTDAASLPEGALKSFPTPHEGPEVLLARYQGTVHAFAAHCPHYGAPLAKGQLVNGKIVCPWHHACFRVADGSLCEPPALDDLPAFAVREAGGRVLVQVPAKPAASTDDPNATPTAEVGGTPPADAPGAPADARTFVLVGGGAAGQYAAQTLRREGFAGKIVLVSADGKAPYDRTKLSKPYLAGKAQPAALPLRKPDFYEKHRIDLVLNTRATGLDLARQKLQLEGQPPLRYDRLLLAPGGAPNRLPGLPGHGLAGVLPLRTQADADAILAATKDAKQVVVIGSSFIGMEAASSLVGEGRAVTVVAQDKVPFARVLGPEIGAMFRALHEEKGVHFEAEAEVTALLGEAGRVTGVQLKTGRVLLADAVVLGMGVRPATEFLQVAFPLEKDGGLAVDAYLQAAENVYAAGDIARFPLGPSGVPTRIEHWRVAQQHGRTAARNMLGQREAYRAAPYFWTQQYGKSLRYAGHAEKWDEIIYHGEVAKQDFLALYVLDGRIIAAASMNRDADMIYFAERLEQGQLPAPTAVHEGMSWAVAND, encoded by the coding sequence ATGCCCGAAATTGACCTGACCGACGCCGCCAGCCTGCCCGAAGGCGCGCTGAAATCCTTCCCCACGCCCCACGAGGGCCCCGAGGTGCTGCTGGCCCGCTACCAGGGCACCGTGCACGCCTTTGCCGCGCACTGCCCACACTACGGGGCCCCGCTGGCCAAGGGCCAGCTGGTGAACGGCAAAATTGTGTGCCCCTGGCACCACGCCTGCTTCCGGGTGGCCGATGGCAGCCTGTGCGAGCCGCCGGCCCTCGACGACCTGCCCGCCTTTGCCGTGCGCGAGGCCGGCGGCCGGGTGTTGGTGCAAGTGCCCGCGAAGCCCGCCGCCAGCACCGACGACCCCAACGCCACGCCCACCGCGGAAGTGGGCGGCACGCCTCCCGCCGACGCCCCCGGGGCCCCCGCCGATGCGCGCACCTTCGTGCTGGTGGGCGGCGGGGCAGCCGGCCAGTACGCGGCCCAGACGCTGCGCCGCGAAGGCTTCGCGGGGAAAATCGTGCTCGTGTCGGCCGACGGAAAAGCGCCCTACGACCGCACCAAGCTCAGCAAGCCCTACCTGGCGGGCAAGGCCCAGCCGGCGGCGCTGCCCCTGCGCAAGCCGGACTTCTACGAAAAGCACCGCATTGATCTAGTGTTGAATACCCGCGCCACCGGCCTCGACCTGGCGCGGCAGAAGCTGCAGCTCGAAGGCCAGCCGCCGCTGCGCTACGACCGGCTGCTGCTAGCCCCCGGCGGGGCCCCCAACCGCCTGCCCGGCTTGCCCGGCCACGGCCTGGCCGGCGTGCTGCCCCTGCGCACCCAGGCCGATGCCGACGCCATCCTGGCCGCCACGAAAGATGCGAAGCAGGTAGTGGTTATCGGCTCCAGCTTCATTGGGATGGAAGCCGCCAGCAGCCTCGTGGGCGAAGGCCGCGCCGTGACGGTGGTGGCCCAGGACAAAGTGCCCTTTGCGCGGGTGCTGGGGCCCGAAATCGGGGCTATGTTCCGGGCCCTGCACGAGGAGAAAGGCGTGCACTTTGAGGCCGAAGCCGAGGTAACGGCCCTGCTGGGCGAGGCCGGCCGCGTAACCGGCGTGCAGCTGAAAACCGGCCGCGTGCTGCTCGCCGACGCCGTGGTGCTGGGCATGGGGGTGCGCCCGGCCACCGAGTTTTTGCAAGTCGCTTTTCCGCTGGAAAAAGACGGCGGCCTGGCCGTGGATGCCTACTTGCAAGCTGCCGAAAACGTGTACGCCGCCGGTGACATTGCCCGGTTTCCGCTGGGGCCCTCTGGCGTGCCCACGCGCATCGAGCACTGGCGCGTGGCCCAGCAGCACGGCCGCACGGCGGCCCGCAACATGCTCGGCCAGCGGGAGGCCTACCGCGCCGCGCCCTACTTCTGGACGCAGCAGTACGGCAAGAGCCTGCGCTACGCCGGCCACGCCGAAAAGTGGGACGAAATCATCTACCACGGCGAGGTGGCGAAGCAGGATTTCCTGGCCCTGTACGTGCTGGACGGCCGCATCATCGCCGCCGCCAGCATGAACCGCGACGCCGACATGATCTACTTCGCCGAGCGCCTGGAGCAGGGCCAGCTGCCCGCCCCGACCGCCGTGCACGAGGGCATGAGCTGGGCCGTAGCCAACGACTAA
- the uvrA gene encoding excinuclease ABC subunit UvrA — MAKKNSATSVAPAPKVAATSLKKKLAGVITDAAGAPGSQPSAAGLAVALQHQTPETLPPAGASAGGPTGLPAPRPFDAPFIEVYGAREHNLKNVSVQIPRNRLVVFTGISGSGKSSLAFDTIYAEGQRRYMETFSAYARSFMGGLERPDVDKIEGLSPVISIEQKTTSRNPRSTVGTITEIYDFLRLLYARTAEAFSYATGAKMIRQSDDQIINYILRHYDGKKLVVLAPVVKGRKGHYREDFQKIAKLGFTKVRVDGELLDITAKMQVDRYKIHDIEIVIDRLVVKEEDRFRLSGSVQNALTHGKGTMLVLDPDAKGETKGEKGKPQFFSRFLMDPATGIAYDDPAPNTFSFNSPYGACPTCNGLGEVQEITEEAVLPDRKLSISRGGIAPLGEYRDIWIFQQLQLIVKKHKATLNTPLEKLPEELLQRLLHGISEDEADDSKTVYSEPFEGLIPFLRRQMDSESDNIREWIAQYAQAQPCPECQGYRLKKESLHFKLAGQHIGELSTMDLTELAAWFEGVEDRLSERQNVIARELLKEIRKRIGFLLEVGLDYLSLHRPVRTLSGGESQRIRLATQIGTQLVGVLYIMDEPSIGLHQRDNERLIKALQHLRDIGNSVIVVEHDKDMIMHADHVLDIGPGAGIHGGYIVASGTPQEIFNSGSLTSQYLSGQKHIELQKKKRKGEGTELVLKGAKGNNLKNVTLKVPLGKLVAVTGVSGSGKSTLIHDTLYPILNQHFFNAKREPLAHGGIEGLELLDKVIEVDQSPIGRTPRSNPATYTGVMTEIRALFAEMPEAKIRGYGPGRFSFNVKGGRCETCEGAGIRTIEMNFLPDVHVPCETCKGRRYNRETLEVRFKGKSITDILDMTVEKAVDFFEFQPRILRKIKTLNEVGLGYLTLGQQATTLSGGEAQRVKLATELSKKDTGKTFYILDEPTTGLHFEDINHLAAVLQKLADKGNTVLIIEHNLDLIKVADHVIDIGPEGGGGGGSIVAQGTPEQVAKSGKGHTSRFLAEELRTSKYATA, encoded by the coding sequence ATGGCCAAAAAAAACTCGGCTACTTCCGTCGCCCCAGCTCCCAAAGTGGCGGCTACCTCGTTGAAAAAGAAACTAGCAGGCGTCATTACCGACGCCGCCGGGGCCCCCGGCAGCCAGCCCAGCGCTGCCGGCCTAGCGGTGGCTTTGCAGCACCAAACGCCCGAAACCCTGCCGCCCGCCGGGGCTTCTGCTGGGGGCCCCACGGGGCTGCCCGCGCCGCGCCCCTTCGACGCCCCGTTCATCGAGGTGTACGGCGCGCGCGAGCACAACCTCAAAAACGTGAGCGTGCAGATTCCGCGCAACCGGCTGGTGGTGTTCACGGGCATTTCGGGCTCGGGCAAGTCCAGCCTGGCCTTCGACACGATTTACGCCGAGGGGCAGCGGCGCTACATGGAAACGTTTTCGGCCTACGCCCGCTCCTTCATGGGGGGCCTGGAGCGGCCCGACGTGGACAAGATTGAGGGCCTCTCGCCGGTCATCAGCATCGAGCAGAAAACCACCTCGCGCAACCCGCGCTCCACGGTGGGCACCATCACCGAAATCTACGATTTCCTGCGCCTACTCTACGCCCGCACGGCCGAGGCCTTCAGCTACGCCACCGGCGCGAAGATGATCCGGCAGTCCGACGACCAGATCATCAACTACATCCTGCGGCACTACGACGGTAAAAAGCTCGTCGTGCTGGCGCCCGTGGTGAAAGGCCGCAAGGGCCACTACCGCGAAGATTTCCAGAAGATTGCCAAGCTGGGCTTCACCAAAGTGCGCGTCGATGGCGAGCTGCTTGACATCACGGCCAAGATGCAAGTGGACCGCTACAAAATCCACGACATCGAAATCGTCATCGACCGGCTCGTAGTAAAGGAGGAAGACCGCTTCCGCCTCAGCGGCTCGGTGCAGAACGCGCTGACCCACGGCAAAGGCACCATGCTGGTGCTCGACCCCGACGCGAAGGGCGAAACCAAGGGCGAGAAGGGCAAGCCGCAGTTCTTCTCGCGCTTCCTCATGGACCCCGCCACCGGCATTGCCTACGACGACCCGGCGCCCAACACGTTCAGCTTCAACTCGCCTTACGGGGCCTGCCCCACCTGTAACGGCCTGGGCGAGGTGCAGGAAATCACGGAGGAGGCCGTGCTGCCCGACCGCAAGCTGAGCATCAGCCGCGGCGGCATTGCGCCGCTGGGCGAGTACCGCGACATCTGGATTTTCCAGCAGCTCCAGCTCATCGTCAAGAAGCACAAGGCCACCCTGAACACGCCGCTCGAAAAGCTGCCCGAGGAGCTGCTCCAGCGCCTGCTGCACGGCATTTCGGAAGATGAGGCCGACGACAGCAAAACCGTGTACTCGGAGCCGTTCGAGGGCCTCATCCCGTTCCTGCGCCGGCAGATGGACTCGGAGTCGGACAACATCCGCGAGTGGATTGCCCAGTACGCCCAGGCCCAGCCCTGCCCCGAGTGCCAGGGCTACCGCCTCAAGAAGGAAAGCCTGCACTTCAAGCTGGCCGGCCAGCACATCGGCGAGCTATCCACGATGGACCTGACCGAGCTAGCCGCCTGGTTTGAAGGCGTGGAAGACCGCCTGAGCGAGCGCCAGAACGTCATCGCCCGCGAGCTGCTCAAGGAAATCCGCAAGCGCATCGGCTTTTTGCTGGAAGTGGGCCTCGACTACCTCAGCCTGCACCGCCCGGTGCGCACGCTCAGCGGCGGCGAGAGCCAGCGCATCCGCCTCGCCACCCAGATTGGCACCCAGCTGGTGGGCGTGCTTTACATCATGGACGAGCCCAGCATTGGCCTGCACCAGCGCGACAATGAGCGCCTGATCAAGGCCTTGCAGCACCTGCGCGACATCGGCAACTCGGTGATTGTGGTGGAGCACGACAAGGACATGATCATGCACGCCGACCACGTGCTCGACATCGGGCCCGGGGCCGGCATCCACGGCGGGTACATCGTGGCCAGCGGCACGCCGCAGGAAATTTTCAACTCCGGCTCGCTCACCTCGCAGTACCTCAGCGGCCAGAAGCACATCGAGCTGCAAAAGAAAAAGCGCAAGGGCGAGGGCACCGAGCTGGTGCTGAAGGGTGCCAAAGGCAACAACCTCAAAAACGTAACCCTGAAGGTGCCGCTAGGCAAGCTGGTGGCCGTCACGGGCGTATCGGGCTCGGGCAAAAGCACGCTCATCCACGACACGCTGTACCCGATCCTCAACCAGCACTTCTTCAACGCCAAGCGCGAACCGCTGGCCCACGGCGGCATCGAAGGGCTGGAGCTGCTGGATAAGGTGATTGAGGTGGACCAGTCGCCCATCGGCCGCACGCCGCGCTCGAACCCCGCTACTTACACCGGGGTGATGACCGAAATCAGGGCCCTGTTCGCGGAGATGCCGGAGGCGAAAATTCGTGGCTACGGCCCCGGGCGCTTCTCGTTCAACGTGAAGGGCGGGCGCTGCGAAACCTGCGAGGGCGCCGGCATCCGCACCATCGAGATGAACTTCCTGCCCGATGTGCACGTGCCCTGCGAAACCTGCAAGGGCCGCCGCTACAACCGCGAAACGCTGGAGGTGCGCTTCAAGGGCAAGTCCATCACCGACATCCTCGACATGACGGTGGAAAAGGCGGTGGACTTCTTCGAGTTCCAGCCCCGCATCCTGCGCAAAATCAAGACCCTCAACGAGGTGGGCCTGGGCTACCTCACCCTGGGCCAGCAGGCCACCACCCTCAGCGGCGGCGAGGCCCAGCGCGTGAAGCTGGCCACCGAGCTCAGCAAAAAGGACACCGGCAAGACGTTCTACATCCTCGACGAGCCCACCACCGGCCTGCACTTCGAGGACATCAACCACCTGGCCGCCGTGCTGCAAAAGCTGGCCGACAAGGGCAACACCGTCCTCATCATCGAGCACAACCTGGACCTGATCAAGGTGGCCGACCACGTCATCGACATCGGGCCCGAGGGCGGCGGGGGCGGCGGCAGCATCGTGGCCCAGGGCACGCCTGAGCAAGTAGCCAAGAGCGGAAAGGGCCACACCAGCCGCTTCCTGGCCGAGGAGCTGCGCACCAGCAAGTACGCCACAGCCTAG